Proteins from a single region of Paenibacillus sp. BIHB 4019:
- a CDS encoding inositol monophosphatase family protein — translation MSDQREPSVVSGKSFTAVAINCAAKAGEWIKTKLGNYNRLDMKYSSHDLVTEVDKGSEQLIKKLVLTHFPHHSFLGEEGVEPGPEASAQALADQSEAEYLWIVDPIDGTTNFVHGFPFFVVSIALAYKGEVIVGVVYDPMKDELFLAEKGKGAYVSGKRMQVSKEDALSSSLIATGFPADHLYALPLNLKGIQALAPQVRNLRSSGSAALHMAYVAAGRLTGFWEIGLNSWDLAAGSLLVQESGGIVTDTQGKSYHLGVRNVAASNGLMHEPFLKALADAEATE, via the coding sequence GTGAGTGATCAGCGTGAACCTTCAGTTGTAAGCGGCAAAAGCTTCACTGCGGTTGCGATAAATTGCGCGGCCAAAGCGGGCGAATGGATCAAGACGAAACTAGGAAACTATAATAGACTGGATATGAAATATTCTTCTCATGATTTAGTAACAGAAGTTGATAAAGGCTCGGAGCAGCTTATTAAGAAGCTTGTTCTGACTCATTTTCCTCATCACTCGTTTTTGGGCGAGGAAGGGGTTGAGCCTGGACCTGAGGCTTCAGCACAGGCGCTCGCCGACCAGAGCGAGGCGGAATATTTATGGATTGTCGATCCGATTGACGGGACAACGAACTTCGTCCATGGCTTTCCGTTTTTCGTCGTATCGATTGCGCTTGCTTATAAAGGAGAGGTTATCGTTGGAGTCGTGTATGACCCGATGAAGGACGAGTTGTTCCTTGCCGAGAAAGGCAAAGGAGCCTATGTATCCGGCAAGCGGATGCAGGTGTCGAAGGAAGATGCGCTCAGCAGCAGCTTGATCGCGACGGGCTTCCCGGCAGATCATCTGTATGCGCTGCCGCTGAATTTGAAAGGCATTCAGGCGCTTGCGCCGCAGGTGCGCAATCTTCGCTCATCGGGCTCGGCTGCGCTCCATATGGCTTATGTGGCAGCAGGCCGCCTGACTGGCTTCTGGGAAATCGGGCTGAACAGCTGGGATTTGGCGGCAGGCTCCTTGCTTGTACAGGAGTCAGGCGGCATCGTTACAGATACACAAGGCAAAAGCTATCACCTCGGCGTCCGAAATGTGGCGGCTTCAAATGGGCTTATGCATGAGCCGTTTTTGAAGGCGTTGGCGGATGCTGAGGCGACGGAGTAG
- a CDS encoding sulfite exporter TauE/SafE family protein: MIEQKAVTPLFEWIALVLLGMAAAMFGSIVGLGGGIIIVPALMYLGPSLMGAPIDHGTAVGTSLTMLIVTALASTLSYAKRKIVDYRSAWLLFTTSGPAAMLGAAMTGLLKGAAFNLSFGIFMLLISALLIVRNYLKPVAREWPVQRTMVDSAGEQHTYGYAIWPMLVIGFGVGIISGLFGIGGGSLFVPLMVLLFRFPPHAATATSMFVIFLSSILGSATHVWLGEINWWILLALIPGAWVGGKLGAYVANKMSGNGLLWLLRVTLLVLACQLVYEGIRQL; the protein is encoded by the coding sequence ATGATTGAACAGAAGGCGGTGACTCCCTTGTTTGAATGGATTGCACTTGTATTATTAGGGATGGCAGCAGCGATGTTCGGAAGTATTGTCGGTTTGGGCGGAGGCATTATTATAGTGCCCGCGCTTATGTATTTGGGGCCTTCGCTCATGGGCGCGCCAATCGACCATGGCACAGCGGTAGGCACCTCGCTTACGATGCTTATTGTAACGGCGCTTGCCTCGACGCTATCCTATGCGAAGCGCAAAATCGTCGATTACCGCAGCGCCTGGCTGCTGTTTACGACAAGCGGTCCGGCCGCGATGCTGGGTGCGGCTATGACAGGGCTTTTGAAAGGCGCCGCCTTTAATTTGTCCTTTGGCATTTTTATGCTGCTTATATCTGCCTTGTTGATTGTGCGAAATTATTTGAAACCGGTTGCGCGGGAGTGGCCGGTGCAGCGGACGATGGTGGATTCAGCTGGCGAGCAGCATACGTATGGCTATGCCATTTGGCCGATGCTTGTAATTGGGTTTGGTGTAGGGATCATTTCCGGTTTGTTTGGCATTGGCGGCGGCTCCTTGTTCGTACCGCTAATGGTGCTGTTATTCCGTTTCCCGCCGCATGCGGCAACTGCTACGTCGATGTTTGTCATTTTTTTATCCTCGATATTGGGCAGTGCCACGCATGTATGGCTGGGGGAAATCAACTGGTGGATTTTGCTGGCGCTTATTCCGGGCGCATGGGTTGGCGGAAAGCTTGGGGCCTATGTTGCAAACAAGATGAGCGGCAATGGGCTGTTATGGCTGCTAAGGGTTACCCTGCTCGTTCTGGCCTGCCAATTGGTCTATGAAGGTATTAGGCAGCTGTAG
- the uvsE gene encoding UV DNA damage repair endonuclease UvsE, which yields MLVRFGFVAMSMLLENASPSRTMTFANFTKLGDREAALRKLERIAEDNLRSTLRILKHAKASDIQMYRFSSKLIPLATHQAVADWDAYPALREAFREIGLFVQNNRLRVSFHPDHFCVFSTPRPEVLESSKRDMEYHVRMLEAMGLPETVKCNIHIGGAYGDKMVAGARFIRQFQALPERYRHRVTLENDDKTFNAVETLEAAQAVEVPMVLDVHHHQVNDGGVSLDKLCSSLWPQIAETWRLEEQRLNSEAANAAGGKDDTVEISLPPKIHFSSPKEGPNPRSHADYLNAGELLLFLRKVAAVTPQLDCMLEAKLKDKALLALMDDFRILAAKGEGVRIVDGGSIEVTEL from the coding sequence ATGCTGGTTAGATTCGGGTTCGTAGCCATGAGCATGCTGCTGGAAAATGCTTCGCCATCGCGGACGATGACGTTTGCAAATTTTACGAAGCTTGGTGACCGGGAAGCGGCTCTGCGCAAGCTGGAGCGGATCGCCGAGGACAATTTGCGCAGTACGCTGCGGATTTTGAAGCATGCCAAGGCGAGCGATATTCAGATGTATCGCTTTTCCTCAAAGCTGATTCCGCTGGCGACCCATCAGGCTGTAGCAGATTGGGATGCTTATCCGGCGCTGCGTGAAGCTTTTCGTGAAATTGGTCTTTTTGTGCAAAATAATCGGCTGAGGGTTTCGTTTCATCCCGACCATTTTTGCGTATTCAGCACGCCAAGGCCCGAGGTGCTGGAAAGCTCCAAACGGGACATGGAATATCATGTCCGCATGCTAGAGGCGATGGGACTGCCGGAGACAGTCAAGTGCAACATACATATTGGCGGTGCATATGGCGACAAGATGGTCGCAGGTGCACGCTTTATCCGGCAGTTTCAGGCGCTCCCAGAGCGCTATCGGCACCGTGTAACGCTGGAGAACGACGATAAGACGTTCAATGCAGTGGAGACGCTGGAGGCGGCTCAGGCCGTGGAAGTGCCGATGGTGCTCGATGTGCATCACCATCAAGTGAATGATGGCGGCGTCTCCTTGGACAAGCTGTGCAGCAGTCTTTGGCCGCAAATCGCCGAGACGTGGCGGCTTGAAGAACAGCGGCTGAATAGCGAAGCGGCTAATGCGGCAGGTGGTAAGGATGATACGGTCGAAATTAGCCTGCCGCCCAAAATCCATTTTTCCAGTCCGAAGGAAGGCCCTAATCCGCGCAGTCATGCCGACTATTTGAATGCAGGCGAGCTGCTGCTGTTTTTGCGAAAGGTGGCGGCGGTGACGCCGCAGCTTGACTGCATGCTCGAAGCGAAGCTCAAGGATAAAGCGCTGCTGGCGCTTATGGATGACTTCCGCATATTGGCGGCTAAAGGCGAAGGCGTTCGGATTGTGGACGGCGGCAGTATTGAGGTAACCGAGCTATAG
- a CDS encoding D-alanine--D-alanine ligase translates to MGTKVNVALVYGGKSGEHEVSLQTAFAVLGEFDYDKYAITPFYITKQGEWRVGDKLGSKPQSASELRLAAAASGAGFPLAPLFAGLDTSGAAAAGVAAIDVVFPLLHGTFGEDGTIQGLFEMANIPYVGAGVLASAVGMDKVTMKKVFAQEGLPQCVFRYFNRTQWEKDAAFFVMECEVALGYPCFVKPANLGSSVGISKARNREELMTAIDYAFKYDRKVIVEEFVDAREIEVAVLGNDEPKASVPGEVIASNEFYDYKAKYVDGKSVMQIPAELSEEISESVRDMAIRAFLSIDGSGLSRVDFFMRRSDGQLFINEVNTLPGFTPFSMYPLMWKETGMPYRELLDKLIELALRRHGEKQKINFGASEA, encoded by the coding sequence ATGGGGACGAAAGTAAACGTAGCACTTGTATACGGAGGAAAATCAGGCGAGCATGAAGTTTCGCTGCAGACAGCTTTCGCAGTATTGGGAGAATTTGATTACGATAAATACGCAATTACCCCCTTCTATATTACTAAGCAGGGCGAGTGGAGAGTGGGCGACAAGCTGGGAAGCAAGCCGCAATCCGCCAGCGAGCTGCGTCTTGCAGCAGCCGCTTCCGGAGCGGGCTTTCCGCTTGCTCCGCTGTTTGCCGGTTTAGATACATCAGGTGCAGCAGCAGCTGGAGTAGCGGCAATTGATGTCGTATTTCCGCTGCTGCATGGCACATTTGGCGAGGATGGCACGATTCAAGGCTTGTTCGAAATGGCCAACATTCCGTACGTCGGCGCAGGCGTGCTGGCATCGGCAGTAGGCATGGACAAGGTGACGATGAAGAAGGTTTTTGCGCAAGAAGGACTGCCGCAATGCGTGTTCCGCTACTTCAACCGTACGCAGTGGGAGAAGGACGCTGCCTTTTTTGTAATGGAATGTGAAGTGGCTCTCGGCTACCCGTGCTTCGTTAAGCCAGCCAATCTGGGCTCCAGTGTCGGCATTTCCAAGGCACGCAACCGTGAAGAGCTGATGACGGCAATCGACTACGCTTTCAAGTATGACCGCAAAGTAATCGTTGAGGAATTTGTCGATGCGAGAGAAATCGAAGTCGCGGTGCTTGGCAATGACGAGCCTAAAGCTTCTGTGCCGGGCGAGGTTATTGCTTCTAATGAATTTTACGACTATAAGGCAAAATATGTGGATGGCAAATCGGTCATGCAAATTCCAGCCGAGCTTTCGGAGGAAATCTCGGAGTCAGTCAGGGATATGGCGATTCGCGCCTTTTTGTCCATTGATGGATCGGGCCTTTCCCGCGTAGATTTCTTCATGCGCAGGTCGGACGGCCAGCTGTTTATTAACGAGGTAAATACGCTGCCGGGCTTTACGCCTTTCAGCATGTATCCGCTTATGTGGAAAGAAACAGGAATGCCTTACCGCGAGCTGCTGGATAAGCTGATTGAGCTTGCCTTGAGACGGCATGGCGAGAAGCAAAAAATCAATTTCGGCGCTAGCGAAGCGTAA
- a CDS encoding amidase domain-containing protein: protein MSLRSDKQTAGRRAGKQERQPLLNLSAFQPRSAQRHAQQHAQEGTTKGGAQQEKHQNQQKPESAVTEHSRMAASSMTSLMRSGDSPPQLGEEAQGWKPAVHQYVSLYNQAETEQHAAAVDGFVADKDHCGRLRGRLNRLRERDLLRGVLPSRSETKAELVRVQESGTEASVLIRLHIKRQIEHRGLRYIEERKEVERLWLAAAGDRWHIVRIEPIIAERRPRFEHAFQDQNSVGEEEQQQEEEHFRLRSVPYLNYDLFAAFQPQSARALYRRDLAAAYADRWWNEPNPAYEEFEVNCTNYISQSVFAGNAPMNYTGNRGSGWWYKGRNGGREWWSYSWSVSNALTNYLSTPRQSGLRARVVDSAEELQLGDVITYDWNGDNRFQHSTIVTAFDAAGMPLVNANTVPSRHRYWDYRDSYAWTEQTRYRFFHIEDGL from the coding sequence ATGTCCTTGCGATCAGACAAACAAACGGCAGGCCGCCGTGCAGGCAAGCAGGAGCGGCAGCCGCTGCTGAACCTGTCCGCCTTTCAGCCGCGCTCCGCCCAGCGGCACGCGCAGCAGCATGCTCAGGAGGGAACGACGAAAGGCGGAGCTCAGCAGGAGAAGCACCAGAATCAGCAGAAGCCGGAGTCTGCCGTGACTGAGCATTCGCGAATGGCTGCGTCTTCCATGACCTCGCTCATGCGCTCAGGCGATTCGCCGCCGCAGCTTGGAGAGGAAGCGCAAGGCTGGAAGCCTGCCGTGCATCAGTATGTAAGCCTGTACAATCAGGCGGAAACCGAGCAGCATGCAGCAGCGGTAGATGGCTTCGTCGCGGATAAGGATCATTGCGGCAGGCTCCGCGGCAGGCTGAACCGGCTGCGCGAGCGGGATCTGCTGCGCGGCGTCCTGCCTTCGCGCAGCGAGACGAAGGCGGAGCTGGTCAGGGTGCAGGAGTCTGGTACCGAAGCGTCCGTGCTTATCCGGCTGCATATTAAGCGGCAGATTGAGCATAGAGGATTGCGTTATATAGAAGAGCGGAAAGAAGTGGAGCGGCTATGGCTGGCCGCTGCTGGCGACCGCTGGCACATCGTTCGCATTGAGCCGATCATTGCGGAACGGCGTCCGCGCTTCGAGCATGCTTTTCAGGATCAAAATTCGGTTGGAGAGGAAGAGCAGCAGCAGGAAGAGGAGCATTTCCGTCTTCGCTCGGTGCCCTACTTGAATTATGACCTGTTTGCAGCGTTCCAGCCCCAAAGCGCCCGCGCGCTGTATCGGCGCGATTTGGCCGCAGCTTACGCCGACCGTTGGTGGAATGAACCAAACCCTGCATATGAGGAGTTTGAGGTCAATTGTACAAATTACATCTCCCAGTCGGTCTTTGCAGGCAATGCTCCGATGAATTATACTGGTAACAGGGGCAGCGGCTGGTGGTACAAAGGCCGTAACGGAGGCAGGGAATGGTGGAGCTACAGCTGGTCGGTGTCGAATGCGCTGACGAACTACTTATCCACTCCCCGGCAGTCAGGACTTCGAGCCAGAGTCGTTGATTCGGCTGAAGAGCTCCAGCTTGGCGATGTGATCACTTATGACTGGAACGGCGACAACCGTTTTCAGCACAGCACGATTGTAACGGCTTTCGATGCAGCGGGTATGCCGCTTGTTAATGCGAATACTGTACCCAGCCGCCATCGCTACTGGGACTATCGCGATTCTTATGCCTGGACGGAACAAACCAGGTACCGTTTTTTTCATATTGAGGATGGGCTATAA
- the acnA gene encoding aconitate hydratase AcnA: protein MSQQNHYSVRTSLDVNGKSFAYYRLSGLEEQGLGNISKLPFSIKVLLEAAVRQFDGRAITPEHVKQLTTWADGREDKEIPFIPARIVLQDFTGVPVVVDLAAMRDTVKRAGGDPKKINPLVPVDLVIDHSIMVDAFGNADALEYNTKVEFERNEERYRFLRWAQTAFDNFRAVPPGTGIVHQVNLEYLASVAATKVIDGETVVFPDSLVGTDSHTTMINGLGVVGWGVGGIEAEAGMLGQPLYFVTPEVIGFKLTGSLAEGATATDLALTVTQILRKKGVVGKFVEYFGPGLSNISLADRATVANMAPEYGATVGFFPVDSETLNFMRATGRTEEQIALVEAYYKAQDMFRTDETPDPVFSDVIELDMSTVVPSLAGPKRPQDRVELTAMKDEFNNIIRTPIDKGGYGMSDEKIEQLVDVKHPNGQASKMGTGAVVIAAITSCTNTSNPSVMLGAGLVAKKAVALGLTKPAYVKSSLTPGSLVVTEYLKKANLLESLEALGFHVAGYGCATCIGNSGPLPDEVGQAIADNDMTVAAVLSGNRNFEGRVHAQVKANYLASPPLVVAYALAGTVNIDLSKDAIGYDKDNNPVYLKDIWPTSKEIQEATAAALNPQMFRDKYENVFTQNDRWNAIDVPEGESYEWDPKSTYIQNPPFFENLGTELNDIADIHSANVLALMGDSVTTDHISPAGNIKADSPGGEYLIENGVKREDFNSYGSRRGNHEVMMRGTFANIRIRNQVAPGTEGGVTTYLPTDEVMSIYDASMKYQKSGKNLVVIAGKEYGTGSSRDWAAKGTFLLGVKAVITESFERIHRSNLVGMGVLPLQFQEGHGWKTLGITGRETFDITGLSNDVTAGETVTVTATREDGTAFDFQAIVRLDSMVDVDYYRNGGILQTVLRQMIANM, encoded by the coding sequence ATGTCTCAACAAAATCATTACTCCGTTCGCACCTCGCTTGACGTAAACGGCAAATCCTTTGCGTATTACCGTTTGTCCGGCCTGGAAGAGCAAGGCCTTGGAAATATTTCCAAGCTTCCTTTCTCTATCAAAGTCCTGCTCGAGGCTGCTGTACGTCAATTCGACGGCCGCGCCATTACGCCTGAGCATGTGAAGCAGCTGACAACATGGGCAGATGGACGCGAGGACAAAGAAATTCCATTTATTCCTGCACGTATCGTATTGCAGGATTTCACGGGCGTTCCCGTCGTAGTCGATCTGGCAGCTATGCGCGATACGGTTAAACGCGCTGGCGGCGACCCTAAAAAAATCAATCCGCTCGTACCGGTTGACCTCGTAATCGACCACTCGATCATGGTTGATGCATTCGGCAACGCGGACGCGCTTGAATACAACACCAAGGTAGAATTTGAGCGCAATGAAGAGCGTTACCGCTTCCTGCGCTGGGCCCAAACGGCGTTCGATAACTTCCGCGCTGTACCGCCGGGAACAGGTATCGTTCACCAAGTTAACCTGGAGTACCTTGCATCTGTAGCTGCTACAAAAGTCATCGATGGCGAAACGGTTGTTTTCCCTGATTCCCTCGTTGGTACGGATTCCCATACAACAATGATCAACGGTCTTGGCGTAGTCGGCTGGGGCGTTGGCGGTATCGAGGCTGAGGCAGGCATGCTGGGCCAACCGCTTTATTTTGTAACACCTGAAGTTATCGGCTTCAAATTGACTGGCAGCTTGGCAGAAGGCGCTACGGCGACTGACCTTGCTCTGACAGTTACGCAAATTCTTCGTAAAAAAGGCGTTGTCGGCAAATTCGTCGAGTATTTCGGTCCCGGCTTGTCCAACATCAGCCTTGCTGACCGTGCTACGGTTGCCAACATGGCTCCTGAGTACGGCGCAACCGTTGGCTTCTTCCCAGTCGACAGCGAGACGCTTAACTTCATGCGTGCAACTGGCCGTACAGAAGAGCAAATCGCTCTGGTTGAAGCTTACTACAAAGCACAAGATATGTTCCGCACAGATGAGACGCCAGATCCTGTCTTCTCCGATGTGATTGAGCTTGATATGTCGACTGTTGTTCCTTCCCTTGCTGGTCCGAAGCGTCCTCAAGACCGCGTTGAGCTGACAGCAATGAAAGATGAGTTCAACAACATCATCCGCACGCCAATCGATAAAGGCGGATACGGCATGTCAGATGAGAAGATCGAACAGCTCGTTGACGTGAAGCACCCGAACGGCCAAGCAAGCAAAATGGGCACTGGCGCTGTTGTTATCGCAGCTATCACAAGCTGTACGAACACGTCCAACCCAAGCGTTATGCTAGGTGCGGGCCTTGTAGCGAAGAAAGCGGTAGCTCTTGGACTGACTAAGCCTGCTTATGTGAAAAGTTCTCTGACGCCGGGCTCGCTCGTCGTTACGGAATATTTGAAGAAAGCGAACCTGCTGGAATCGCTGGAAGCACTCGGTTTCCACGTTGCCGGTTATGGCTGCGCAACTTGTATCGGCAACTCCGGTCCGCTTCCTGATGAAGTAGGCCAAGCTATTGCTGACAACGACATGACGGTAGCGGCTGTATTGTCCGGTAACCGTAACTTTGAAGGCCGTGTTCATGCTCAGGTGAAAGCGAACTATTTGGCTTCTCCTCCGCTTGTTGTTGCATATGCACTTGCAGGAACGGTTAACATCGACCTTTCCAAAGATGCAATTGGCTATGACAAAGACAACAACCCGGTTTACCTGAAAGATATCTGGCCAACTTCGAAAGAAATTCAGGAAGCAACTGCGGCTGCGCTTAATCCGCAAATGTTCCGTGATAAATATGAAAATGTATTTACGCAAAACGATCGTTGGAATGCAATCGACGTACCAGAGGGCGAAAGCTATGAGTGGGATCCAAAATCCACTTACATTCAAAATCCGCCGTTCTTTGAAAACCTTGGTACGGAGCTTAACGACATTGCCGACATCCATTCTGCAAATGTGCTTGCGCTTATGGGCGACTCGGTTACAACTGACCATATCTCCCCTGCCGGCAACATTAAAGCAGATAGCCCAGGCGGCGAATATTTGATCGAAAATGGCGTAAAAAGAGAAGATTTCAACTCGTACGGTTCGCGTCGTGGTAACCACGAAGTCATGATGCGCGGTACATTCGCCAACATCCGTATCCGTAACCAAGTGGCTCCGGGCACTGAGGGCGGCGTAACAACTTACCTGCCGACTGACGAAGTAATGTCGATCTACGATGCTTCCATGAAGTATCAAAAATCCGGCAAAAACCTTGTCGTTATTGCTGGTAAAGAATACGGCACAGGAAGCTCCCGTGACTGGGCGGCAAAAGGTACATTCCTGCTCGGCGTAAAAGCCGTTATTACTGAAAGCTTCGAGCGTATTCACCGTTCCAACCTGGTAGGCATGGGCGTACTGCCACTGCAATTCCAAGAAGGCCACGGCTGGAAAACGCTTGGTATTACAGGCCGCGAAACGTTCGATATTACTGGACTGTCCAATGATGTGACAGCTGGCGAGACGGTTACCGTAACAGCTACCCGTGAAGACGGCACAGCGTTCGACTTCCAAGCTATCGTTCGTCTGGACTCCATGGTTGATGTAGACTACTACCGTAATGGCGGTATTTTGCAAACCGTGCTTCGTCAAATGATTGCTAACATGTAG
- a CDS encoding DUF421 domain-containing protein produces the protein MTYVEILIRTIVAVGLLLLIPRILGKQTLSNMTFNDFVTSITLGSLAANLAFNATLKPTYIVLSLVVITAMSFLLSLIALKSRKMRSWISGSPTVLIENGKVMETNMRKIRYTLDSLNQALRERGVFNIEEVEYALLEDNGRISILKKDAYRLITKQDMGLSLQAQAFPVELIMDGMVVEANLKLHGLTREWLEKALGQKHRGKTLADVFYAVRGTQQQLIFDFYEDGIKQPLDQE, from the coding sequence ATGACGTATGTGGAAATTTTGATCCGGACAATTGTCGCAGTAGGACTGCTGCTGCTCATTCCCCGGATTCTCGGCAAGCAGACCCTTTCGAATATGACGTTTAACGATTTTGTAACCAGCATTACGCTGGGCTCCCTGGCGGCGAATTTGGCGTTCAATGCCACCCTGAAACCCACATACATCGTGCTGTCGCTGGTTGTGATTACAGCTATGTCTTTCCTGCTTTCACTGATCGCTCTCAAAAGCCGAAAGATGCGCAGCTGGATCTCGGGTTCCCCTACCGTGCTGATAGAAAACGGCAAAGTCATGGAAACCAACATGCGTAAAATTCGCTATACCTTGGATTCGCTGAACCAAGCGCTAAGGGAAAGGGGCGTTTTTAATATTGAAGAGGTGGAGTATGCCTTGCTCGAAGACAATGGCAGAATCTCTATCCTGAAAAAGGATGCATATCGGCTTATCACCAAGCAGGATATGGGGCTTTCGCTGCAAGCGCAGGCTTTTCCGGTGGAGCTGATTATGGATGGCATGGTGGTGGAGGCTAATCTTAAGCTGCATGGGCTGACCCGAGAGTGGCTGGAAAAAGCGTTGGGGCAGAAGCATAGGGGGAAAACGCTGGCCGATGTATTCTACGCCGTAAGAGGCACGCAGCAGCAGCTCATCTTCGATTTCTACGAGGATGGCATCAAGCAGCCTCTGGATCAGGAGTAG
- a CDS encoding IclR family transcriptional regulator, whose amino-acid sequence MAEEGKSTVRAVERALDILICFTAGKDLVMTEIAERTGLHKSTVHRMLATLEDKGFIERDLVTERYRLGMRVWELSAHLSRTDDPAVIWQPEMERLRDKLGETVSIYVRDGSERIRIQAVQSNQPVRRVAPIGARLPLYAGASSKVLIAYADPLVREEIFGDPSWLFTIDLDQYKMQLADITEQGYATSFEEREPGAAAFSAPIFGREGKLVAALSVSGPASRMTMEKMRLAAPILLEASKRMSTMMK is encoded by the coding sequence ATGGCGGAGGAAGGGAAATCAACCGTACGCGCAGTCGAACGAGCGCTGGATATTTTGATCTGTTTTACAGCGGGAAAGGATCTGGTTATGACGGAAATCGCCGAGCGGACAGGGCTTCATAAGAGCACGGTCCATCGGATGCTGGCCACCCTTGAAGATAAAGGCTTTATCGAGCGCGACCTGGTAACGGAGCGCTACCGGCTTGGCATGCGAGTATGGGAGCTGTCTGCACATTTATCCCGCACCGATGATCCAGCGGTCATTTGGCAGCCGGAGATGGAGCGTCTGCGCGATAAGCTGGGCGAGACCGTAAGCATTTACGTACGCGACGGTTCGGAGCGGATTCGCATTCAGGCCGTGCAGAGCAATCAGCCTGTGCGCCGGGTGGCGCCAATCGGAGCGAGGCTGCCGCTTTACGCAGGGGCATCCAGCAAGGTGCTGATCGCTTACGCCGATCCGCTCGTGCGGGAAGAGATTTTTGGCGATCCGTCGTGGCTGTTTACGATTGATCTCGATCAATATAAGATGCAGCTTGCGGACATTACGGAGCAGGGCTATGCGACGAGCTTTGAGGAGCGGGAGCCTGGCGCCGCCGCTTTTTCCGCGCCGATATTTGGACGGGAAGGCAAGCTTGTCGCCGCCTTATCCGTATCCGGTCCGGCAAGCCGCATGACGATGGAAAAAATGCGCTTAGCCGCTCCTATTTTGCTGGAAGCGTCCAAGCGGATGAGCACAATGATGAAATAG
- a CDS encoding alpha/beta fold hydrolase: MVALIASLLALCMIVVVIFHAYVAWMLAYPYVAPLTSNPKAAIGLDYEDVLIPSISGKTNVSGWYVPAYSDDSNSEPAARTIVFSHGYGANREETWVPMYDLTKLLNGLHYNVMLFDYGYASATDKTAATGGLEESQQLLAAVQYVKEQGSKEVIVWGFSMGAGTAMQAALQSKDINGMILDSLFVPSADSLFNNVSQVVSLPRFPSEALIGALLPLWTGVGIDSVPAEQMMNTSYDIPIYIIHGTQDVKSPYTTAEHIADKQTNPLSRSWIVQQGQHEMLFREHPSEYIQRAALFLSQVNQQVLADQADPAAASA, translated from the coding sequence TTGGTTGCCCTTATTGCCTCACTGCTAGCTTTATGCATGATCGTCGTCGTTATCTTCCACGCCTATGTGGCTTGGATGCTCGCCTATCCCTACGTCGCTCCGCTCACTTCCAATCCGAAGGCTGCAATCGGGCTTGATTACGAGGACGTGCTCATTCCAAGCATCAGCGGCAAAACCAACGTCAGCGGCTGGTACGTGCCGGCCTACAGCGATGATTCGAACAGCGAGCCAGCTGCACGCACGATCGTGTTCAGTCATGGCTACGGCGCTAACCGCGAAGAAACTTGGGTACCGATGTATGATTTAACGAAGCTGCTTAATGGCCTTCATTATAATGTTATGCTTTTTGATTACGGCTACGCCTCTGCTACTGACAAAACGGCAGCAACTGGCGGTTTGGAAGAATCCCAGCAATTGCTCGCCGCCGTTCAATATGTGAAGGAGCAAGGCTCCAAGGAAGTGATCGTCTGGGGCTTCTCCATGGGGGCAGGAACCGCCATGCAAGCTGCGCTGCAATCCAAAGATATTAACGGCATGATTCTTGACAGCCTGTTCGTGCCAAGCGCTGATTCGCTGTTCAACAATGTCAGCCAAGTTGTGAGCCTGCCGCGTTTTCCGTCTGAAGCATTGATCGGAGCACTGCTCCCGCTATGGACAGGAGTAGGCATCGATTCCGTGCCGGCCGAGCAAATGATGAATACGAGCTACGATATTCCGATTTATATTATACATGGCACGCAGGATGTGAAGTCGCCATACACGACGGCTGAGCATATCGCAGACAAACAGACGAATCCATTGTCCCGCTCGTGGATCGTGCAGCAAGGACAGCATGAAATGCTGTTCCGCGAGCATCCGAGCGAATACATTCAGCGCGCTGCGCTTTTCCTCAGCCAAGTGAACCAGCAGGTGCTCGCTGATCAAGCAGATCCGGCAGCAGCCAGCGCCTAA